In Candidatus Rokuibacteriota bacterium, the genomic stretch CACACAGATACGGCTGAAGTCAAGACTTTTCTGCGAGTGCGAAAATAGCGTGCCCTGCGCGAGAAACGCTGGCAGGACCGACGGGCAACCCCGGCGAGGCTTTACCGCGTGGCTACTGGCTTATCTTCCGAAATGGCTGCTCTGGCGCTCGCCTGCCCAGCCTGCGGCTTCTCCAACGAGCCGGGCGAGAAGTTCCGCGGCGGGTGTGGCCAGCCGCGCTCCGCTCGCGTCGGGGCTTCGGTCAGCCCGGGGCGAGGGCCTTCGCCAGGTCCAGGCGCTGGTGGTCGCGGGCGGCGAGGGTTTTGATCCCCGTCGCCTGGCTCACCCGATCGGCGAGCTCCCAGGGCTTGCCGCGCACCATCGTCATGCCGAAATGGGTCAGGATGGCGAGCCGCGGGCGGATGGCGGCGATCAACCGCTCGGCATCCTCCAGGCAGAGGTGACTGTCGTCGCGGCGAGGGAGGAAGACCACGTTCAGGATGAGGACATCGCCTGCGTAGGCTTGCTCGATGGCCGGGAAGTAGCCGGTGCAGGCGATCAGGCTCACGGTCAGGTCCGGACCGACGAGCCTGAGCCCGTAGGTCTCGACCGGATGCTTGAGCCTGAGGGGCGTCTCGATACGAAGCGCGCCGAGCTGATAGACCCCACCCTCCACGAGGACCTCCGTCTTCTCGGGGTAGCTCCTCACATAGCGAAAGATCACCGGATCATCCTCGTAAGCGTCCCGCGGCGCCAGGACGCGCCCGCGCTTCTTCGTCCCGCCCTCGGTCATCGCCTCGATCATGGCGTTGACGTCGCCGGCGTGATCCAGGTGCTTGTGGGTCAGGAGGATGGCGCTCAGCGTCGTGGGGTCGAGCTTGAGGGCCTTGGCGTGGCAGTGGACGAGGGCACCGGGGCCCGGGTCCACGTGGAGGCGTGTGCCGCCGAGGACCGCCCAGAAGCCGCCGGAGGCCCGGAGCTGCTTGGCCACGCTCATGCGGCCCCCGGCGGTGCCGAGGAAGATCAGCTCATCTGCCATGCCGTCGCTCGGCCGACGGACTCACCGGGCGTGCTTGATCCGGTCCACCAGCTTGCAGAAGGCGCACAGAGTCCCGGTGGTCACCTGGCCGCAGCGGGCACACTCGTTGAGCTGGACGCCTTCCGGGTTCTCGAAGACCGGGCGCCCCCGCTCGAGGAAGCCGTACAGGAAATTGTGCTTGGCGCCCGGTGAGGCGTCCTCGAGCCGGTTCAGGATGTCCTTGTAGAGGAGCGAGGTCGCGCCCCTCGAGAACGGGCACTCCTCCACGATGTAGTCGATCCGGCGGAGGAAGGCGTAGGCCGCGGTCTCCCGTTCCGTGAGACGGAAGAGGGGCTTCACCCGGCGGACGAGCTTCGGATGGGTCGCGGGAAGCATCGGCGATTGACGCGCGAGCGAGCCGGTCTCCCAGTGGAGGATCGAGCCGAACAGGGTCGCGGCCTCGTCGTCCAGGTTGTGACCCGTGGCGACGACCGAGAAACCGTGCTCCAGCGCCGCCCGGTTCATCAGGTAGCGCTTGGACAGGCCACAGGCCGAGCAGGGAGGCCGCCGTGTCGCCTCCTGCACGCCGGGAATCGGAGCGCCGACCGCCTCCTCCACCGAGACCACCAGGAGCTTGGCGCCACGCGCGGCGGCGAAGGCCTCGCACTTGGCCTTCGACTCGCGCGAGTAGTCGAAGATCCCGAGGTCCAGGTAGAGCCCGGTCGAAGCGTACCCCTCCCCGAGCAGGACATCCCAGAGGCCCAGCGAGTCCTTGCCTCCCGAGACCGCCACCAGCACCGACTCGTCTTTCTCGAACATCCTGAACCGGCGGATGGCCTCGCGGACCTGCTTTCTGAAGAAGTCGAGGTAGTCGGGGGCGCAGAAGGCCGCGTTGTGCCGCCTCAGCTCGAGGACCGCCTGGCCGCCGCACTTCCGGCACTTCATCCCGGGCCTCGCCTCAGTGTTACCTACTCGGGCCTCGCCTCGCGCCGGGCCTGCCTCACGGCATGGCCGACGGCCCTCGGCTCGAACTGCGAGGCCTGCGGCGCCTCGGGAGCCCCTCGGCTCGAACTGCCACGCGCCCCCCCGGAGATCGCCGGCCGGATCTCGATCTCATCGCGCTCCTCGACGACCTGATCGGCCGTGAGGAGCTGATCGCCGCGGATGACCAGGACCGTGTCGGGAAGGATGTCCAGTTCCTTGAGCAACTCCTTCACCCGCCGCCGCCCGCTCAGCTCCACCTCGCGCCGTGGATTGCGCAGGATGACTTTCATTGAATTCTCGGTAACTTGCTCACGCTCCGACGAGCAGGGCTTCCAAACGGACGCGAATCGGACTCACCCCTGGCCCGCCGTACCTTGGGGGCTTGACCTCCCCAGCATACTCCGGGTCCGTTATCGGGCGCATCCATAGGTCGCCCACCCGGTTTGTCCGACCCCGCTCGCTCGCGCCTTCGGGAGCCGGAGGGCAGCCTTGACCAGCCGGGACCGCTGGGGGGTTCAGCTGTCACTGGCCTTTCTCTAGCCGCCCGAGGAATTCCTGGCCAAACCCAAGCACGCGCTCGGCGGCATCCACTGCCCTTCGAGCCTCGGCCTCGCCAACTTCGATCTCATGATAAAAGGCGGGACCTCGAATTTCAGCCAAGCGGTTTGACAGCCCGCTCAGCCACTCAAGGAAGGCCGGATCCGCCGGGAGGCGACGCTGGCGGATTGTTTCAACCAGAACGGGAGCCGGGTCGTGCGTTCGGGGATACTCAACACCTACCTCGTTCAGGAGCGCCTTCACAACCAGTTCGATCACTTCTTGCGCCCGGCGTGTCGCGAGATTGAAGCGCCCCCGTGCCACCGCCCTCTGCATGTCCTCCGCGATTCCGAGCGCCTCTGCGAAGAGCTGCTGCGCCCGCTCGCGGTTCGTCACAGCTCGACGAGCTCGCCAGGGCGCCAGTCAGGCTTCAGGTCCCAGTACCAGCTCCCGTCGGGACGTTCGATCCGCTTGCTCCCAAGTTCGCGCAAGCGACACCGAACCTTCTCCAGCTCCCGATTCAGGACGCCCTCGGGGTCATAGAGGATTACGCCGTGGTCGGCGATGTCGAGCAGAATCCAGGGGTGCTTCGCCAGCTCCGCCACGCTGTGGAAGACGGGCATCGGGTCGGGTCGGTGTCCTTCGCGTGCCAGCCTCTGATACTCCGGGGTCTCGCGGAAACGCGTGAGTGGCTCCAGGCGGGGGTCGATGAGAGATGAAACGCGAGACCGCGTCACCACATAGAGGTCCAGGTCGCTGTCAGGTCCGGGCGCACCGCGGGCGACGGACCCGAAGCACGCCAGAGCGAGAAGGTCTTCACCCAACGCTTCGCGATACTCAGCAACCGCCCGGTTTGCCAGCGCCTTCCACGCTTCCGAGATTTCACCGCGCGTCATGGGGATCTCACGCCCCTGGAAATCCCGGGGCGGCCTTGACGGCGCGGAGCTGCTGGAGGTGGTCGCCGTCGTGCCGCGCCTGGAGGATCCACCACTGGGCCAGGTTCAGCTCGCCCAGCCTGAAGTGGGCCCAGGTCAGGGGCCGTGGGTCACAGGCGCCGAGCTTTTCGATGGACTGGCGGCTCCGTTCGCGCGCGGCCTTCATGTCCGCCAGGAGCTGCCCGATCGGGTGGCCCTTCTCCGGCCTCACCACCGGTGGCGCCTCGGCCGGGCCCGGTGGCGACGATGGAAGCGGCTCGAACACCTTCAGGCCCGCGGGAAACGGCGCGAGCTTACCGGCCTGGGAGGCGTCGCGCGTGAGCTTGGTGGTGAGCTTTCCGGTGTTCACCTCCGCCAGCGTGAGGTGGTGGACAATCTCACCCGCGGACCAGTCCCGCTCGCTCGGTCGCCAGTCCGCCTGAGCCTGGGAAAGCCCTTCGGCCTCCTTCAGGACCTCCGCGCGGATCGCCTGAAGCTCGTCCCACAACGCT encodes the following:
- a CDS encoding TIGR00269 family protein, producing the protein MKCRKCGGQAVLELRRHNAAFCAPDYLDFFRKQVREAIRRFRMFEKDESVLVAVSGGKDSLGLWDVLLGEGYASTGLYLDLGIFDYSRESKAKCEAFAAARGAKLLVVSVEEAVGAPIPGVQEATRRPPCSACGLSKRYLMNRAALEHGFSVVATGHNLDDEAATLFGSILHWETGSLARQSPMLPATHPKLVRRVKPLFRLTERETAAYAFLRRIDYIVEECPFSRGATSLLYKDILNRLEDASPGAKHNFLYGFLERGRPVFENPEGVQLNECARCGQVTTGTLCAFCKLVDRIKHAR
- a CDS encoding MBL fold metallo-hydrolase, which encodes MADELIFLGTAGGRMSVAKQLRASGGFWAVLGGTRLHVDPGPGALVHCHAKALKLDPTTLSAILLTHKHLDHAGDVNAMIEAMTEGGTKKRGRVLAPRDAYEDDPVIFRYVRSYPEKTEVLVEGGVYQLGALRIETPLRLKHPVETYGLRLVGPDLTVSLIACTGYFPAIEQAYAGDVLILNVVFLPRRDDSHLCLEDAERLIAAIRPRLAILTHFGMTMVRGKPWELADRVSQATGIKTLAARDHQRLDLAKALAPG
- a CDS encoding HEPN domain-containing protein encodes the protein MTNRERAQQLFAEALGIAEDMQRAVARGRFNLATRRAQEVIELVVKALLNEVGVEYPRTHDPAPVLVETIRQRRLPADPAFLEWLSGLSNRLAEIRGPAFYHEIEVGEAEARRAVDAAERVLGFGQEFLGRLEKGQ
- a CDS encoding nucleotidyltransferase domain-containing protein, whose amino-acid sequence is MTRGEISEAWKALANRAVAEYREALGEDLLALACFGSVARGAPGPDSDLDLYVVTRSRVSSLIDPRLEPLTRFRETPEYQRLAREGHRPDPMPVFHSVAELAKHPWILLDIADHGVILYDPEGVLNRELEKVRCRLRELGSKRIERPDGSWYWDLKPDWRPGELVEL
- a CDS encoding DinB family protein, encoding MTLPAAVQALWDELQAIRAEVLKEAEGLSQAQADWRPSERDWSAGEIVHHLTLAEVNTGKLTTKLTRDASQAGKLAPFPAGLKVFEPLPSSPPGPAEAPPVVRPEKGHPIGQLLADMKAARERSRQSIEKLGACDPRPLTWAHFRLGELNLAQWWILQARHDGDHLQQLRAVKAAPGFPGA